One stretch of Podospora bellae-mahoneyi strain CBS 112042 chromosome 2, whole genome shotgun sequence DNA includes these proteins:
- the PSD2 gene encoding phosphatidylserine decarboxylase (COG:I; EggNog:ENOG503NVAR): MARFIPNRLKPGYSNSAANSASNSRSASPMRSKGDSASPEGRRETGLVVQVSILRAKDLAAKDRGGTSDPYLVLNLGESKHITHTESKTLNPEWNETCQLPINGIQSLLLDVNCWDKDRFGKDYLGEFDLALEEIFADEKIEQPPTWYKLKSKRPGKKTGVVSGEVLLQFSLLDTSNKDASPQQIYEKFAAIAKSAPAVDASLTPTPSRTPVLAPTKGKVPSPAPSLGGRVTDDADEDDDYDYEDETPEDEDPTKPETAEKRRRRLRIKGLKRKKRQNPYEFINGGSDVVGIIFLEICKITDLPPESNVTRTSFDMDPFVVASLGKKTYRTKTIRHNLDPVFNEKMIFQVLNHEQQYQFAFTVIDHDKYSGNDFIASVNFPVQEIISKAPKADPATGLYNLKEVAEFSAPAQRTRFMRLGLSRTNSSQSLSKQARPALSKNPSTLTNVSSLVATPALGSGQQLHEVPEGAQTPAINAPIPAGLVQPGEGGVAAAAANTAENASPETEDPDFFPYTLPLRMKNLEKWEDKHNPQLYIRAKYMPYAALRQQFWRALLKQYDADESGLISKVELTTMLDSLGSTLRESTIDSFFLRFPHKAGDNEDVEDLTMDEAVICLEDQLESKVRTPGVVERVKNILPDAAEKVKNLLPIPGKESHPDTVQPPSESDLGGTDSITVPELATPGEEGDYLDRDDLNASNTEEHVVEIRECPICHQPRLNKRKDADIITHIATCASQDWRQVNNLMMGGFVTSSQAQRKWYSKVITKISYGGYKLGANSANILVQDRITGQINEEKMSVYVRLGIRLLYKGLKSNNMEKKRIRKLLKSLSIKQGKKYDDPASKAEIPKFIAFHGLDLSEVLLPLDQFKNFNEFFYRALKPDARPVSAPNNPRIVVSPADCRSVVFNRVDIATKVWIKGREFSVKRLLGDAYPEDAHRYEAGGALGIFRLAPQDYHRFHIPVDGVMREPKTIAGEYYTVNPMAIRSALDVYGENVRIVVPIDSPEFGRVMVICIGAMMVGSTVITKKEGDEVKRGDELGYFKFGGSTLVVLFESGKMMFDDDLVDNSNTALETLVRVGMSVGHAPSEPQWTPDMRKDDAQITEADKQDAKRRIQGQVAEESPNDDSGSGLDVDGEGDGEVTVKVPPLGTTNGPAVTA, translated from the exons ATGGCTCGCTTCATCCCCAACCGTCTGAAGCCGGGCTACTCCAACTCTGCCGCCAACTCAGCTTCGAACAGCCGTAGTGCCAGCCCCATGCGCAGCAAAGGAGATTCCGCCAGCCCAGAGGGCCGCAGGGAGACGGGCCTGGTAGTGCAGGTATCGATTCTACGG GCCAAAGATCTCGCTGCCAAGGACAGGGGAGGAACGTCGGATCCG TATCTCGTACTCAATCTTGGCGAATCGAAGCACATTACACACACCGAGTCGAAGACACTGAACCCAGAATGGAACGAAACATGCCAGCTCCCCATCAATGGCATCCAGAGCCTGCTCCTCGATGTGAACTGCTGGGATAAGGATCGCTTTGGGAAGGACTACTTGGGCGAGTTTGACCTTGCCCTGGAGGAGATCTTCGCCGATGAAAAGATCGAGCAGCCGCCAACATGGTACAAGCTGAAGAGCAAGCGTCCAGGGAAGAAGACGGGCGTTGTTTCGGGCGAGGTCTTGCTGCAGTTCTCTCTGCTCGACACCTCCAACAAGGACGCCAGCCCCCAGCAGATCTACGAGAAGTTCGCTGCAATTGCTAAATCTGCTCCGGCAGTCGACGCCTCGTTGACCCCTACTCCATCTCGTACCCCCGTGCTTGCTCCGACCAAGGGCAAGGTGCCATCGCCGGCGCCTTCGTTGGGGGGAAGAGTAACCGACGACGCcgatgaggacgacgacTACGACTACGAAGACGAGACCCCCGAAGATGAGGACCCTACCAAGCCGGAAACTgccgagaagagaaggaggagactgCGGATCAAGGGGCTGAAGCGCAAAAAGAGGCAAAACCCCTACGAATTTATCAACGGCGGTAGTGACGTGGTTGGTATTATTTTCCTGGAGATTTGCAAGATTACCGACCTTCCCCCGGAGTCGAACGTTACAAGGACGAGCTTTGACATGGATCCTTTTGTGGTTGCTTCGCTTGGCAAGAAGACATACCGGACCAAGACGATCCGTCACAACCTGGATCCCGTGTTCAACGAGAAGATGATCTTCCAGGTGTTGAACCACGAACAGCAGTACCAGTTTGCTTTTACTGTCATTGACCACGACAAGTACTCTGGAAACGATTTCATTGCCTCCGTGAACTTTCCGGTACAGGAAATCATCTCCAAGGCACCAAAGGCGGACCCCGCCACTGGACTGTATAACTTGAAGGAGGTAGCTGAGTTCTCGGCTCCGGCGCAGAGGACCCGTTTTATGAGACTGGGTCTTTCCCGGACCAACTCTAGCCAGAGCTTGTCCAAGCAAGCTAGGCCTGCATTGTCCAAGAATCCGTCAACCTTGACCAATGTATCTTCTCTTGTCGCAACGCCGGCATTGGGCTCTGGTCAACAGCTTCATGAGGTGCCTGAGGGCGCTCAAACACCCGCTATCAATGCTCCGATCCCCGCCGGACTCGTTCAGCCGGGGGAAGGCGGTGTCGCTGCGGCCGCCGCGAACACGGCTGAGAATGCCTCACCAGAAACTGAAGATCCGGATTTCTTCCCTTACACACTTCCCCTCAGGATGAAGAACCttgagaagtgggaggaTAAGCATAATCCACAGCTGTACATCCGTGCCAAGTACATGCCTTACGCCGCACTCAGGCAACAGTTCTGGAGAGCTCTGTTGAAGCAGTACGACGCCGACGAGAGCGGACTTATTAGCAAGGTCGAGTTGACCACCATGTTGGACTCTTTGGGATCGACCCTGCGCGAGTCGACGATTGACAGCTTCTTCCTCCGATTCCCCCATAAGGCGGGTGATAATGAAGACGTCGAGGACCTAACCATGGATGAGGCCGTCATCTGCCTGGAGGACCAGCTTGAGTCCAAGGTCAGAACTCCGGGTGTCGTGGAGCGTGTGAAGAATATTCTCCCAGATGCCGCCGAAAAGGTCAAGAACCTGCTGCCTATACCCGGCAAGGAGTCGCATCCCGATACTGTCCAGCCACCGAGCGAGTCTGACCTTGGCGGAACCGACAGCATCACTGTTCCAGAGTTGGCGACTCCAGGCGAAGAGGGCGATTACCTCGACCGGGACGATCTCAATGCTAGCAACACCGAAGAACATGTGGTAGAGATCCGCGAATGCCCCATCTGCCATCAACCGCGCTTGAACAAGCGCAAGGATgcagacatcatcacccataTTGCCACCTGTGCCAGCCAGGACTGGCGACAGGTGAACAACctgatgatgggtgggttCGTTACGTCCAGCCAGGCCCAGCGCAAGTGGTACTCCAAGGTGATCACCAAGATCTCCTACGGTGGCTACAAGCTCGGTGCCAACTCTGCCAACATCCTCGTGCAAGACCGCATCACCGGTCAGATCAACGAAGAGAAGATGAGCGTCTACGTCCGTCTTGGTATTCGCTTGTTGTACAAGGGTCTCAAGTCCAACAATatggagaagaagcgcaTTCGCAAGCTGCTCAAGTCTCTCAGTATTAAGCAGGGCAAGAAATATGACGACCCTGCTTCCAAGGCCGAAATCCCCAAATTCATCGCCTTCCACGGATTGGACTTGTCTGAGGTGTTGCTTCCTCTGGACCAGTTCAAGAACTTCAACGAGTTTTTCTACCGCGCTCTCAAGCCTGATGCCAGACCAGTTTCTGCACCAAACAACCCGCGCATTGTGGTCTCTCCGGCCGATTGCAGATCCGTCGTCTTTAACCGCGTTGACATTGCCACCAAGGTCTGGATCAAGGGTAGAGAATTCAGCGTCAAGCGTCTCCTAGGCGATGCCTACCCTGAAGATGCCCACCGCTACGAAGCCGGTGGCGCGCTGGGTATTTTCAGACTGGCACCTCAAGACTACCACAGATTCCACATCCCCGTGGATGGTGTTATGAGGGAACCCAAGACCATTGCAGGTGAATACTACACTGTCAACCCAATGGCTATTCGGTCGGCACTGGATGTGTATGGCGAGAATGTGAGGATTGTCGTGCCTATTGATTCCCCAGAATTCGGACGGGTAATGGTGATTTGCATTGGTGCCATGATGGTGGGCAGCACCGTGATTAcaaagaaggaaggggacgaggtcaagaggGGTGATGAACTGGGCTACTTCAAGTTTGGCGGGTCgacgctggtggtgctgtttgAGAGTGGAAAGAtgatgtttgatgatgacttGGTGGACAATTCGAATACTGCGCTGGAGACCTTG GTCCGCGTCGGCATGTCGGTCGGCCACGCCCCCTCTGAACCGCAATGGACCCCTGACATGCGCAAGGACGACGCTCAAATCACCGAAGCGGACAAGCAGGACGCCAAGCGCAGGATCCAAGGGCAGGTCGCGGAGGAGAGCCCGAACGATGACAGCGGCAGCGGGCTTGATgtggacggggagggtgatggcgaAGTGACAGTCAAGGTTCCCCCCCTGGGGACGACAAACGGGCCGGCAGTAACCGCCTGA
- the GAS5_1 gene encoding 1,3-beta-glucanosyltransferase (EggNog:ENOG503NYHJ; COG:G; CAZy:GH72) — translation MRSLALVPVLATMLPSLGIATPSPTVAQPPTKRGSLPAVSVSGNAFWQNDKRFYIRGVDYQPGGSSAMADPLADTTICSRDIDQFRKLGINTIRVYIIDNSARHDECMGKLADAGIYVIVDANNPLYSINRYDPAPSYNAKYLQSVFATIDEFAKYENTLAFFSGNEVVNDVVNSTLAARYVKAVTRDMRRYIGERGYRKVPVGYSAADVGSNRRQQADWMNCGSEDERSDFFAFNDYSWCNSDFRTAGWDQKVKNFSDYGLPIFLSEYGCLTNGRDFGEVAALMSDKMTSVYSGGLMYEYAMGDNGYGIAKIPSVKGSSVQKLDGFEKFASALAANPPPEGDGGFVSTTHANACPTKDANWLIDTTLLPAIPEQAKMLMMEGAGSGPGLGGDGSQNAVDAGTSSGDAEQGSGTVTSSSTPKGSENAAPATSTPANARAVVKIPLLLTGMVVVLTLGGSFLL, via the exons ATGAGATCCCTCGCATTGGTGCCGGTCTTGGCAACGATGCTCCCGAGTCTTGGGATAGCCACCCCGTCGCCGACAGTTGCTCAACCTCCCACCAAGAGGGGTAGCCTGCCTGCTGTCTCTGTTTCCGGGAATG CCTTTTGGCAAAACGACAAGCGGTTTTACATTCGCGGAGTGGACTACCAACCGGGCGGTtcctcggcgatggcggACCCCCTGGCGGACACGACGATTTGCAGCCGCGACATTGACCAATTCAGAAAGCTGGGCATCAACACGATTCGGGTCTACATTATTGACAATTCTGCCAGGCATGATGAGTGCATGGGCAAGCTGGCGGATGCGGGGATATACGTTATTGTCGATGCCAACAATCCGCTGTACAGCATCAACCGGTACGACCCGGCGCCGTCGTATAACGCAAAGTATCTGCAGAGCGTGTTTGCGACGATTGACGAGTTTGCCAAGTATGAGAATACGCTGGCGTTTTTTTCGGGGAATGAGGTGGTGAATGATGTGGTGAATTCGACGCTGGCAGCGAGGTATGTGAAGGCAGTAACGAGGGACATGAGGAGGTAtattggggagagggggtacCGGAAGGTGCCGGTGGGGTATTCGGCGGCGGATGTGGGGAGTAATAGGAGGCAGCAGGCGGATTGGATGAATTGTGggagtgaggatgagaggtCGGATTTTTTTGCGTTT AATGATTACTCGTGGTGCAATTCGGACTTTCGGACGGCGGGATGGGACCAGAAGGTGAAGAACTTTTCGGATTATGGTTTGCCTATTTT CCTCTCGGAGTATGGCTGCCTTACCAATGGCCGAGACTTTGGCGAGGTTGCTGCTCTGATGAGTGACAAGATGACGAGTGTGTACTCTGGAGGTCTGATGTACGAATACGCCATGGGGGATAATGGCTACGGCATTGCAAAGATTCCTAGCGTCAAGGGCTCCTCGGTTCAGAAACTGGATGGGTTTGAGAAGTTTGCCTCTGCTTTGGCtgccaacccaccccccgaaggagatggaggatttGTCTCGACGACACACGCCAATGCCTGCCCTACCAAGGATGCCAACTGGCTCATTGACACGACTTTGCTGCCAGCTATCCCTGAGCAGGCCaagatgttgatgatggagggggctGGATCTGGACccggtcttggtggtgacgggTCTCAGAATGCTGTGGATGCTGGCACTAGCAGTGGCGACGCGGAGCAAGGTTCTGGGACGGTGACTTCGTCCAGCACGCCCAAGGGGAGTGAAAATGCGGCGCCGGCGACATCAACCCCGGCCAACGCTAGAGCCGTGGTCAAGATCCCGTTGCTTCTGACGGGAatggtggttgtgttgaCATTGGGTGGTTCCTTTTTGCTCTGA
- a CDS encoding hypothetical protein (EggNog:ENOG503P1WW; COG:T) — protein MVHADATNFSPNLTKPEAYQQLLDEVEGLCYEQRNWVCNLSNTSSLLWHLYRSLPSPSSSVNWAGFYVHDHTSPPTKPRLILGPFQGKVACQTINFGRGVCGTAAATQTTQLVPDVEQFPGHIACDSSSKSEIVVPIMVEGKGVVGIIDIDCTVENGFDQIDKEYLEKLADFLAKSSDWP, from the exons ATG gtccaCGCCGACGCAACaaacttctcccccaacctcaccaaacCAGAAGCCTACCAGCAGCTCCTCGACGAGGTAGAAGGTCTTTGTTACGAGCAAAGAAACTGGGTGTG caacctctccaacacctcctcccttctcTGGCACCTCTACcgctccctcccctccccctcctcctcggtaaACTGGGCCGGCTTCTACGTCCACGACcacacctcccctcccacaaaaCCACGCCTCATCTTGGGTCCGTTTCAAGGCAAAGTCGCCTGCCAAACCATCAACTTCGGCCGCGGAGTCTGCGGCACAGCAGCCGCCACCCAGACAACTCAGCTCGTCCCCGACGTCGAGCAGTTCCCAGGCCACATCGCCTGTGACTCGTCCAGCAAAAGCGAAATCGTCGTCCCCATCATGGTCGAGGGCAAGGGCGTGGTAGGGATAATCGACATTGACTGCACAGTCGAAAACGGCTTCGACCAAATAGACAAGGAGTACCTCGAAAAGCTGGCGGACTTTTTAGCAAAGAGCAGCGACTGGCCTTGA
- the DBP5 gene encoding RNA helicase required for poly(A+) mRNA export (COG:A; EggNog:ENOG503NUUC; BUSCO:EOG09261MPU): MADLASRISKPEEGAAPQVDDPTEGANSVGIVENAYDVEVKLADLQNDAESPLFSVQSFEQLGLPKAINDGLLAMNFKKPSKIQERALPLMISDPPTNMIAQSQSGTGKTAAFVLTCLARVDLAKPQQPQALLLAPSRELARQIQGVVQTIGQFCENLIVQAAIPGEVSRETGVRASIVVGTPGTVMDLIRRRQFDVSQLKLLVIDEADNMLDQQGLGEQCVRVKTLLPKTIQILLFSATFPDNVHRFAQQFAPKANEIKLRHTELTVKGISQMYMDCPDEGQKYDVLCKLYGLMTIGSSVIFVRTRESANEIQRRMEADGHKVSALHGAFEGQNRDALLDDFRSGRSKVLITTNVLARGIDVSSVSMVINYDIPMKGPGAGVPDYETYLHRIGRTGRFGRVGVSISFVCDRRSYEALSDIANHYGIDLVQLSPDDWDLTEKHVQDVIKSSRARPDYAPNALGN, encoded by the exons ATGGCGGACCTCGCGAGCCGCATCTCCAAGCCGGAGGAGGGCGCTGCCCCCCAAGTTGATGACCCGACCGAGGGTGCCAATAGCGTTGGCATCGTCGAGAACGCCTACGACGTCGAGGTCAAACTCGCCGACCTTCAAAATGATGCCGAAAGCCCGCTCTTCTCCGTCCAGTCTTTCGAGCAGCTTGGCCTCCCCAAGGCGATCAACGATGGCCTTTTAGCTATGAACTTCAAGAAGCCATCCAAGATCCAAGAGAGAGCCCTCCCTCTCATGATCAGCGACCCTCCTACAAACATGATTGCTCAGTCCCAGTCCGGCACCGGCAAGACTGCTGCTTTCGTTCTCACTTGCCTGGCGCGCGTGGACCTCGCCAAGCCGCAACAGCCTCAAGCTCTCCTTCTGGCTCCGAGCAGAGAGCTTGCTCGGCAAATTCAGGGCGTCGTCCAAACAATCGGTCAATTTTGTGAGAACTTGATCGTGCAGGCCGCCATCCCCGGCGAAGTCTCGCGTGAGACTGGTGTCAGGGCCAGCATCGTGGTAGGAACTCCAGGCACCGTCATGGACCTGATCAGGCGTCGCCAGTTCGATGTGTCTCAGCTGAAGCTACTCGTTATTGACGAGGCGGACAACATGTTGGACCAGCAAGGTCTCGGTGAGCAGTGTGTGCGTGTCAAGAC TCTACTCCCCAAGACCATCCAaattcttcttttttccgCCACCTTCCCAGACAATGTCCACCGGTTCGCGCAGCAGTTTGCGCCCAAGGCGAACGAGATCAAGCTCCGACACACGGAGCTGACAGTCAAGGGCATTTCTCAAATGTACATGGATTGCCCGGACGAGGGCCAGAAATATGATGTGCTTTGCAAGCTCTACGGTCTCATGACCATTGGCTCGtccgtcatcttcgtccGC ACTCGTGAGAGTGCCAACGAGATTCAGCGCCGCATGGAGGCTGATGGCCACAAGGTGTCTGCCCTTCACGGTGCCTTCGAGGGCCAGAACCGTGATGCTCTCCTCGACGACTTCCGCTCCGGTCGTTCCAAggttctcatcaccaccaacgtcTTGGCTCGTGGCATTGATGTGTCCAGCGTGTCCATGGTCATCAACTACGACATTCCGATGAAGGGCCCCGGCGCTGGCGTGCCAGACTACGAGACCTATCTTCACCGTATCGGCCGTACTGGTCGTTTTGGTCGTGTTGGCGTCTCTATTAGTTTCGTCTGCGACAGACGAAGCTACGAGGCCCTTTCAGACATTGCCAATCACTACGGAATCGACCTTGTTCAGCTCAGCCCTGACGACTGGGACTTGACTGAGAAGCACGTGCAGGACGTGATCAAGTCCAGTCGTGCCCGCCCCGATTACGCTCCTAATGCCCTTGGGAATTAG
- the bzz1 gene encoding Protein BZZ1 (EggNog:ENOG503NUST; COG:Z; BUSCO:EOG09260XMI), with product MAEVDVAPTFGSELKDGFKPANAWVANGIAWLDDIQSFYRERSAIEKEYSAKLNALAKKYFEKKAKKSTSLSVGDTPTMTPGSLESASLTTWTTHLTTLESRAEEHDRYGNELVTKVADPLKVISGRFEELRKRHVEYAERLEKERESSYADLRKQKTKYDAACQEVESKRKKTESSFDKAKAQSSFQQQIHEMNNVKNTYLIAINVTNKQKEKYYHEYLPEVMDSLQDLSEFRTIKLNSLWTVAANLETNMLQQSLGQIQHLTQEITRNQPHLDSMMYIRHNMGAFQEPADKVFEPSPVWHDDESMAIDDPAKVYLRNVLNKSKSQLGELRREVDKKRREVEGLKRTKQNVRDGREQKDEVTVIAQLFMIQEDLHQADRKRLTAEVETSTITSVVGDVTLGARNHNFKSQTFKIPTNCDLCGERIWGLSAKGFDCRDCGYTCHSKCEMKVPAECPGELNKEERKKIKQERQEAANSLLKPSNGPPDHVAELPALGRSETISSVNSGYAASAQRSMTSPSEETPPEIPGATRPGITPAASTTTVRKNRVVAPPPAAYISELPGSTPSSNGQAEKKGKMLYTFEAGGDGELSIQEGRELVILEPDNGSGWIKVRAGYKEGLVPASYVEMLAAPPPSLAPQHTGQSARPPSTYSNSGSSIGGTIKKKGPAVAPRRGAKKLKYAEALYDYTAQSDAEHSMTEGERFVLIKEDPGDGWAEVEKGGVTKSVPASYIQAV from the exons ATGGCCGAAGTAGACGTTGCGCCGACCTTTGGATCGGAGCTCAAG GATGGCTTCAAACCGGCGAATGCCTGGGTTGCTAATGGCATCGCCTGGCTCGACGATATCCAGTCCTTCTACCGTGAACGAAGTGCCATAGAGAAGGAGTACAGTGCCAAGCTCAATGCGCTGGCCAAAAAGTACTTTgaaaagaaggcgaagaagtcAACCAGTCTGAGCGTCGGCGATACTCCTACCATGACCCCTGGCTCGCTCGAGAG CGCATCCCTCACCACATGGACGACCCATCTTACGACGCTAGAATCTCGAGCCGAAGAACACGATCGGTACGGAAACGAACTTGTGACCAAAGTAGCCGATCCCCTCAAGGTCATCTCGGGACGATTCGAAGAGCTACGCAAGCGCCATGTCGAGTACGCCGagaggctggagaaggagagagaatCATCGTATGCCGACCTGCGGAAGCAAAAGACCAAATATGATGCTGCTTGccaggaggtggagagcaAGCGGAAGAAGACCGAGTCCTCCTtcgacaaggccaaggcaCAGAGCTCTTTTCAGCAGCAAATACACGAGATGAACAACGTCAAGAATACCTACCTCATTGCGATCAACGTCACcaacaagcaaaaagagAAATACTACCACGAGTACCTGCCCGAAGTCATGGACAGCCTCCAGGATCTTTCCGAATTCCGAACCATCAAGCTCAACTCTCTGTGGACCGTGGCTGCAAATCTCGAGACCAACATGCTCCAACAGAGCTTGGGGCAGATTCAGCACTTGACCCAGGAGATCACGCGCAACCAGCCTCACCTGGACTCGATGATGTACATCAGGCATAACATGGGCGCCTTCCAAGAGCCGGCGGACAAGGTATTTGAGCCCAGTCCAGTATGGCACGACGATGAATCAATGGCCATCGACGACCCGGCCAAGGTTTATCTACGAAACGTGCTCAACAAGTCCAAGAGCCAGCTGGGAGAACTGCGCCGCGAGGTCGACAAGAAGAGGCGTGAAGTAGAAGGATTGAAGCGGACAAAGCAGAACGTTAGGGATGGAAGGGAGCAGAAAGACGAGGTCACAGTTATTGCGCAGCTTTTTATGATCCAGGAAGATCTACACCAGGCCGACCGAAAGCGTCTTACAGCCGAGGTTGAGacatcaaccatcacctcTGTCGTGGGTGATGTTACTCTCGGCGCTAGAAACCACAACTTCAAGTCGCAAACATTCAAAATCCCCACCAATTGCGACCTTTGCGGGGAGAGGATATGGGGTTTGTCCGCCAAGGGATTCGACTGCCGAGACTGCGGGTACACTTGCCATAGCAAATGCGAGATGAAAGTCCCAGCCGAGTGCCCAGGTGAACTCAACAAGGAGGAGCgcaagaagatcaagcaggAACGACAGGAGGCTGCTAACTCTCTGTTGAAGCCTAGCAATGGGCCACCCGATCATGTGGCGGAACTCCCTGCTCTGGGCAGGTCAGAGACGATCAGCTCGGTCAATTCGGGATACGCTGCCAGTGCGCAGCGATCGATGACCTCTCCATCGGAGGAGACACCTCCCGAGATTCCCGGCGCTACAAGACCAGGCATTACGCCGGCAGCTTCGACGACGACTGTTAGGAAGAACCGAGTCGTTGCGCCTCCACCGGCGGCGTATATTAGCGAGTTGCCGGGTAGCACGCCCAGTTCCAATGGGCaagcggagaagaaggggaagatgcTGTACACGTTTGAGGcagggggtgatggggagttGTCGATTCAGGAAGGACGGGAGCTGGTTATATTGGAGCCAGATA ATGGCTCTGGATGGATCAAAGTACGAGCAGGTTACAAAGAAGGTCTCGTGCCAGCAAGTTATGTTGAAATGTtggcggcaccaccaccgtcccttGCGCCGCAGCATACGGGTCAGTCGGCGAGACCACCATCTACCTACTCTAACAGTGGTTCGTCGATCGGTGGCacgatcaagaagaagggcccTGCTGTGGCGCCGAGGAGAGGGGCGAAGAAGCTCAAGTATGCCGAGGCATTGTATGATTACACTGCGCAGAGCGATGCGGAGCATAGCAtgacggagggggagaggtttgtGCTTATCAAGGAGGACCCAGGGGATGGGTgggcggaggtggagaaggggggtgtgaCGAAGAGCGTGCCGGCGAGTTATATCCAGGCTGTTTAG